In Aquiflexum balticum DSM 16537, a single genomic region encodes these proteins:
- a CDS encoding glycoside hydrolase family 31 protein, giving the protein MTKTSSTKNKKNRNLSIDDVESWIEKENGIKGKTSSANFEITVFDDSTIRIQITRENSFSPNPYSVIKDPQKNNFKINKSKEQVWVKTSKIHLSVNLSPFYLTFHTPAGKIINQDDPSFSVSWLGTEVTNYKKVHKNEKFIGLGEKTGNLDRAGKAYTNWNTDYFAYGVGDDPLYMSIPFYLGIHNELCYGIFFDNTHKTVFNFGASNNRFVYYSAEDGDMDYYFFHDDSISKIISSYTELTGKMEMPPAWSLGFQQCRYSYYPESEVLNLSKTFRDKDMPADVIYLDIHHMEKYKVFTFDGIKFPDPKSLIKSLKEKGFRVVVIMDPGIKTDKGYLPYDEGLQKDLFVKFPDGDVYEGQVWPGWCAFPDFTKPETRKWWAEKMEFYFEAGVDGYWTDMNEPASWGQFTPNLIEFHYEGEEVSHRKARNIYGFQMARSAMEGSLLHRPEERPFVLTRSGFSGIQRYAAAWTGDNFASEEHMMAGIRLVNSLGLSGVAFSGYDVGGFAGEATKSLFARWMSIAAFSPLYRAHSMINSNDAEPWAFGEEVEEISRNYMKLRYKLLPTIYSSYYQSTFSGLPLAKSLAIDYPYDKKIYETAFQNQYIFCDRILVAPVESTKEITKVYLPEGDWYYLYDGTKHKGKQTVYQDCPLNYLPAYVKAGEILSLQSDISHTEETNDGILYLHLYHGNDKSVYIHYEDDGISHEYKNGAYFKREIEWNSKTGNLMFSKPEGKFETGYNKIKLYFHGIEVDSIKYGGKTIQHNLEDVSFLKKLTEFDPLPEHDHPFYEMEDVPCVVLDHILDLFTLQVN; this is encoded by the coding sequence ATGACCAAGACCTCAAGCACCAAAAATAAAAAAAACCGAAACCTCTCAATCGATGATGTTGAAAGTTGGATTGAAAAAGAAAACGGAATCAAGGGAAAAACCAGTTCGGCAAATTTTGAAATTACTGTATTTGATGACTCTACTATAAGGATTCAGATTACGAGGGAAAATTCCTTCAGCCCCAACCCATACAGCGTAATCAAAGATCCCCAAAAGAATAATTTCAAAATCAATAAGAGTAAAGAGCAAGTTTGGGTCAAAACATCCAAAATACACCTTTCGGTCAATTTATCCCCTTTCTATCTGACCTTCCATACCCCGGCAGGAAAAATCATTAATCAAGATGATCCCTCCTTCTCAGTATCATGGTTGGGAACAGAAGTGACAAATTATAAGAAAGTCCACAAGAATGAGAAATTCATTGGACTGGGCGAGAAGACCGGAAACCTGGACCGAGCAGGTAAAGCATATACCAATTGGAACACAGATTATTTTGCATACGGAGTCGGAGATGATCCTCTTTACATGAGTATTCCTTTCTATTTGGGGATACACAACGAACTCTGCTATGGAATATTTTTTGATAATACCCACAAGACAGTTTTCAATTTTGGAGCCTCAAACAATAGGTTTGTTTATTATTCAGCAGAAGATGGGGATATGGACTATTACTTTTTCCATGATGACTCCATTTCCAAAATCATAAGTTCATATACGGAACTTACCGGTAAAATGGAAATGCCTCCTGCATGGTCATTGGGATTCCAACAATGCAGATATTCCTATTACCCTGAATCGGAGGTATTAAATCTTTCGAAAACTTTCCGGGACAAGGACATGCCTGCAGATGTGATTTACCTTGATATCCATCATATGGAAAAGTATAAGGTTTTCACTTTTGATGGTATAAAATTCCCGGATCCCAAAAGCTTGATCAAATCCTTAAAAGAAAAAGGATTCAGGGTAGTGGTAATTATGGATCCTGGAATAAAAACCGATAAAGGATATTTACCTTATGATGAAGGGCTCCAAAAAGACCTATTTGTCAAATTTCCTGATGGGGATGTTTATGAGGGTCAGGTTTGGCCGGGATGGTGTGCATTTCCGGATTTTACCAAGCCTGAAACAAGAAAATGGTGGGCAGAAAAAATGGAATTTTATTTCGAAGCCGGTGTGGACGGATATTGGACCGATATGAATGAACCCGCTTCATGGGGCCAATTTACACCCAACCTGATCGAATTCCACTATGAAGGTGAAGAGGTCAGCCACCGTAAAGCCAGAAATATTTATGGATTCCAAATGGCGAGAAGTGCTATGGAAGGTAGTCTGTTACATAGACCTGAAGAAAGGCCATTTGTCCTGACACGTTCAGGATTTTCGGGAATACAGCGATATGCCGCAGCATGGACCGGAGACAATTTTGCGAGCGAAGAACATATGATGGCGGGTATCAGATTGGTAAATAGTCTTGGCTTAAGCGGCGTGGCATTTTCAGGTTATGATGTAGGAGGATTTGCTGGGGAAGCTACCAAATCACTTTTCGCAAGATGGATGAGTATTGCGGCATTTTCCCCCCTTTATCGGGCACATTCCATGATCAACAGCAATGATGCCGAACCATGGGCATTCGGTGAGGAAGTTGAGGAGATTTCCAGAAATTATATGAAATTGAGGTATAAACTCCTTCCTACCATTTATAGCAGTTATTATCAAAGCACCTTTTCCGGATTGCCTTTAGCCAAGAGTTTGGCAATAGATTATCCATATGACAAGAAAATTTACGAGACTGCTTTTCAAAACCAATATATTTTCTGTGACAGAATTCTTGTTGCGCCGGTAGAGAGTACCAAAGAAATCACCAAAGTCTATCTTCCGGAGGGAGATTGGTATTACCTTTATGATGGCACCAAACATAAAGGCAAACAGACTGTTTATCAGGACTGTCCTTTGAACTATCTGCCCGCTTATGTCAAAGCAGGAGAAATTCTTTCCTTACAATCCGATATTTCCCATACCGAGGAAACCAATGACGGGATTCTTTATCTTCATCTTTATCATGGTAACGACAAATCGGTATATATCCATTATGAGGACGATGGCATCAGTCATGAATATAAAAATGGTGCTTATTTTAAAAGAGAGATAGAATGGAATTCCAAAACCGGAAATTTGATGTTTTCAAAGCCTGAAGGAAAGTTTGAAACTGGGTATAATAAAATCAAACTTTATTTCCATGGAATTGAAGTTGATTCGATTAAATATGGTGGAAAAACTATTCAACATAATTTAGAAGATGTCTCTTTTTTAAAAAAATTGACAGAGTTTGATCCATTACCGGAACACGATCATCCTTTTTACGAAATGGAGGATGTCCCCTGTGTTGTACTGGACCATATTCTTGATCTTTTCACATTACAAGTCAACTGA
- a CDS encoding DUF4961 domain-containing protein produces MLKKILITLTFLTSAATLLFGQVTTAPSFPRADQNIKITYDASKGTTGLQGVNQVYIHIGAVIAGPTSTAWAIVPTQWGTDDPIAKMTKVEGESNIWEWELNPNDFFSPQAGQTIYRLGMVFRNIDGTKEGKTATNQDFFVDLSQGFQVTFTNPNTSSILLEVGESQDISIVSSEVANLSLSVNGTQVSSAQNVELLNYTFQATSEGAFAVEAKAEKNGEEDTSQLTITVVGPSPKLPLPQGVVKGINYISDTEVVFVLEAPLKKNAFLIGDFNDWLVLPEFQMNQTLDGEFFWYRLSDLTPGQEYIFQYLVDGSIRIGDPYADKISDPFHDNEIIQQNRYPGLRPYPQGKTEFQASFLQTAQEEYQWQHTEYNKPAIEELVVYELLVRDFDDRRTFNAVTERLDYLKDLGINAIELMPIKEFEGNLSWGYNPSFFFAVDKFYGPKNDLKKLIDEAHKRDMVIILDMVLNHAFGQNPHVRLYNDGDYGAPTEDNPWLNRVAKHPFNVGYDFNHESAYTKAFVDSVNNYWLTEYKVDGYRFDLSKGFTQVNSGDNVALWGQRDPSRIAIWKNIFDQIKENHPDTYVILEHFADNTEERELADYGLMFWGNLNFDFREMAKGGSRNFDWGYYQTRGWSKNTLMSYMESHDEERTMWESLTWGATSPINIRKLSNAVNRNQLLATFFFAIPGPKMMWQFEEFGYDLELNNDRLGIKPTKWEYLDDPERIRLFNLYKAMISLKENHKAFNSPDNAILNLSQPLKSIRLIDGDFQVVLHGNFGLTDVNNANLSFPNPGVWYNYFTGEEVNVTGNSKTFRLRANQFLLFTNQKLELPEGEILEDPILSIGPENIDLSDFKLYPVPSNDILKIAVPEAVNQFNFKILNAAGVVLKEGRYFGADNNLQVDIREFTAGIYIFEISDNRKVLRKRFIKQ; encoded by the coding sequence ATGTTAAAAAAAATACTAATTACGCTTACTTTTTTGACTTCGGCAGCCACATTATTGTTTGGGCAAGTAACAACAGCCCCAAGTTTCCCCCGTGCTGATCAGAATATTAAAATCACTTACGATGCTTCCAAAGGGACAACCGGATTGCAGGGAGTTAATCAAGTGTATATTCATATAGGCGCCGTAATTGCGGGCCCCACATCCACAGCATGGGCGATTGTGCCAACACAATGGGGCACAGATGATCCCATAGCGAAAATGACCAAGGTAGAAGGGGAATCAAATATTTGGGAGTGGGAATTGAACCCAAACGATTTTTTTTCTCCCCAGGCCGGGCAGACAATCTACAGGTTGGGAATGGTATTTAGAAACATCGACGGAACAAAAGAGGGTAAAACTGCTACCAATCAGGATTTTTTTGTAGACCTAAGCCAAGGTTTTCAGGTTACTTTCACCAATCCCAATACTTCTTCAATTCTTCTTGAAGTAGGAGAATCTCAGGACATTTCTATAGTTTCTTCGGAAGTTGCCAACCTGAGTTTGTCTGTAAATGGGACCCAGGTATCTTCTGCACAAAATGTTGAACTATTGAATTATACTTTTCAGGCTACATCTGAAGGTGCTTTTGCAGTGGAAGCAAAAGCGGAAAAAAACGGGGAAGAAGATACTTCCCAATTGACCATCACAGTGGTAGGGCCAAGTCCCAAGTTACCCTTGCCCCAAGGTGTCGTTAAAGGCATAAATTATATTTCTGACACGGAGGTGGTATTTGTTTTGGAAGCTCCATTAAAGAAAAACGCCTTTTTGATTGGAGATTTTAATGATTGGTTGGTTCTGCCCGAATTTCAGATGAATCAAACATTGGATGGGGAATTTTTCTGGTACAGATTATCTGATTTGACCCCTGGTCAGGAATATATTTTCCAGTATTTGGTAGATGGCAGTATCCGGATAGGAGATCCTTACGCAGACAAGATTTCAGATCCTTTCCATGACAATGAAATTATCCAACAAAACAGATACCCCGGCTTGAGACCCTATCCTCAAGGAAAAACAGAATTCCAGGCCTCATTTTTACAGACTGCCCAGGAAGAATATCAATGGCAGCATACCGAATACAATAAACCTGCAATAGAAGAATTGGTAGTATATGAACTTTTGGTAAGGGACTTTGATGACAGAAGGACTTTTAATGCTGTAACAGAAAGGCTTGACTATTTAAAGGATTTGGGAATCAATGCAATCGAATTGATGCCGATAAAGGAATTTGAGGGTAATCTTTCCTGGGGTTATAATCCTTCTTTCTTTTTTGCTGTTGATAAGTTTTATGGTCCAAAAAATGATTTGAAAAAACTCATCGATGAGGCTCATAAAAGGGATATGGTTATTATCCTGGATATGGTCTTAAATCATGCTTTTGGCCAAAATCCCCATGTAAGGTTGTATAATGACGGGGATTACGGAGCTCCCACTGAGGACAATCCTTGGCTGAACAGAGTGGCAAAGCATCCTTTTAATGTAGGATATGATTTCAATCATGAGAGTGCTTATACAAAGGCATTTGTAGATTCGGTGAATAATTATTGGTTGACAGAATACAAAGTAGATGGATACAGGTTTGATTTGAGTAAGGGTTTTACCCAGGTTAATTCCGGGGACAATGTCGCTCTTTGGGGTCAAAGAGATCCCTCCAGGATTGCGATATGGAAAAACATTTTTGACCAAATCAAGGAAAACCATCCTGACACTTACGTCATCTTGGAGCATTTTGCAGACAATACTGAAGAAAGGGAATTGGCGGATTATGGGTTGATGTTTTGGGGAAATTTGAATTTTGACTTCCGAGAAATGGCCAAAGGAGGTTCCAGGAATTTTGATTGGGGATATTACCAAACCAGGGGATGGAGCAAAAATACCCTTATGAGTTACATGGAAAGCCATGATGAAGAAAGAACCATGTGGGAGTCCCTTACTTGGGGTGCAACTTCGCCCATAAATATCAGAAAATTGAGTAATGCTGTCAATAGGAATCAATTATTGGCTACCTTCTTTTTTGCGATTCCAGGACCCAAAATGATGTGGCAATTTGAGGAATTTGGGTATGATCTTGAGCTGAATAATGATAGGCTTGGAATCAAACCTACGAAATGGGAGTATTTGGATGATCCTGAAAGAATTAGACTATTCAATTTGTATAAGGCCATGATCAGCCTTAAAGAAAATCATAAGGCCTTTAATTCTCCTGATAATGCCATCCTGAACCTTTCCCAACCCTTAAAGTCAATCCGGTTAATTGACGGGGATTTTCAGGTTGTTCTCCATGGTAATTTTGGATTAACAGATGTGAATAATGCAAATCTCAGTTTTCCAAATCCGGGAGTTTGGTATAATTATTTCACAGGAGAGGAAGTCAATGTCACAGGAAATTCTAAGACATTCAGGTTGAGGGCCAATCAATTCCTGCTTTTTACAAATCAGAAACTTGAATTGCCGGAAGGTGAGATATTAGAGGATCCAATTCTTTCAATTGGACCGGAAAACATTGATTTATCTGATTTTAAGCTCTATCCTGTACCTTCCAATGATATTTTGAAAATCGCTGTTCCGGAAGCAGTTAACCAATTCAATTTTAAGATTTTAAATGCGGCAGGAGTAGTATTAAAGGAGGGGAGATATTTTGGGGCGGATAATAATTTGCAGGTGGATATAAGGGAATTTACAGCAGGTATTTATATCTTTGAAATCAGTGATAACCGCAAGGTTCTTAGAAAGCGGTTCATAAAACAATAG
- a CDS encoding SusF/SusE family outer membrane protein has protein sequence MKVLSKFIWAALLLPFIWSCGEIAPPPIISQTTSSVLSTSPIVLIEEDAEESIVFEVSPADFGVSTGVTYFIQMDSPGNNFASPVDLGSNTSTTVLVTVSEINRRAITKGILPGETGNMEFRVRAVPDRSLSAILGQASVISVTTYSDAVALRNLFLVGEATAPGWNPDNNNPPLFRDPENTDLYVYTGFFNAGGFKVLERIGQWQPQFGTNDGTTIAVNEGGGSDPDVFSIPTAGIYTFTMDLEAGTFSIEPYTGTAPTDFATVGIIGDATPGSWDASTAMTKSTFDGNIWSITATLTAAQMKFRANDAWTVNWGANTPISGQGVQEGPNIPIEEAGTYKIWFNSLDGRYIFLQ, from the coding sequence ATGAAAGTTCTTTCAAAATTCATTTGGGCAGCGCTTTTGCTCCCGTTTATCTGGTCCTGTGGTGAAATTGCACCTCCACCGATAATTTCCCAAACGACCTCTTCTGTTTTATCCACATCTCCAATTGTATTGATTGAAGAAGATGCGGAAGAATCAATAGTATTTGAAGTCAGTCCGGCTGATTTTGGTGTTTCTACGGGAGTTACTTACTTTATTCAAATGGATAGCCCTGGCAATAACTTTGCTTCTCCTGTGGATTTGGGTTCTAATACCAGTACTACAGTACTCGTCACTGTTTCAGAAATCAACAGAAGAGCAATTACAAAAGGAATTTTGCCAGGTGAAACCGGAAATATGGAATTCAGGGTTAGAGCCGTACCTGATAGAAGTCTAAGCGCTATATTAGGCCAAGCAAGCGTCATTTCAGTTACTACTTACTCCGATGCTGTAGCCTTGAGAAACCTATTCTTGGTCGGAGAAGCAACTGCACCAGGATGGAATCCCGACAATAATAACCCGCCTTTATTCAGAGATCCTGAAAACACTGATTTATATGTTTACACAGGCTTTTTCAATGCGGGTGGATTTAAAGTCCTTGAAAGAATCGGTCAATGGCAGCCTCAATTTGGAACAAATGACGGAACGACCATAGCTGTCAATGAAGGCGGAGGATCTGATCCTGATGTTTTCTCTATTCCAACGGCGGGTATTTATACCTTTACAATGGATCTGGAAGCTGGCACATTTTCAATCGAACCATATACTGGTACTGCCCCTACAGACTTTGCTACAGTAGGTATCATAGGTGATGCCACTCCTGGTTCCTGGGATGCTAGTACTGCTATGACAAAATCGACTTTTGACGGTAATATTTGGAGTATCACAGCTACTTTGACTGCAGCACAGATGAAATTCAGAGCGAATGACGCTTGGACGGTTAACTGGGGTGCAAATACCCCAATCAGCGGTCAGGGAGTACAGGAAGGACCAAATATTCCTATTGAAGAAGCAGGAACATACAAAATTTGGTTCAATTCCTTAGATGGAAGATATATTTTCCTCCAGTAA
- a CDS encoding alpha-amylase family glycosyl hydrolase — translation MTKYLFNLILLILTVTVACTDNKKREVENHWPHAGITYEIFIQSFYDSNGDGIGDINGVIKKLDHVKELGANAIWFMPIKESPSYHKYDVTDYKKIHPDYGTLEDFKNLLDEAHKNDIKIVIDMIINHTSNQHPWFLESKKGRDNPYRDYYVWAQKDTIADFINKKAITLDSDNIRQWHDPGLGEDYYYGFFYGGMPDLNFDNPKVREEIYEIGRFWLEDVGVDGFRLDAAKHIFPDDRPEDNHAFWKEFRDRMEKIKPDIYLVGEVYDKKEIVAPYLPGLPALFNFDFHYTLIESYQKGDGMLLAKKQKEVLDFYQGITDEFIDATFSSNHDQPRLLNSLEENPRKLKQAINILMTMPGAPYLYYGEEIGMLGKKPDENIREPFLWDLKNNDKGRTTWIEPVYSIDETVTPLAIQKSMSTSYFNHYKQIIKLRNTNRALALGELELYQGELPKPIMAFFRNHEDQELFVVHNLSDLEHRIDAPEEYGTTIYAYGNAVLEGNSIILPAYSSLILKY, via the coding sequence ATGACAAAGTATTTATTCAATCTGATTCTTTTGATTTTGACAGTTACAGTTGCGTGCACAGATAATAAGAAAAGGGAAGTTGAAAACCATTGGCCTCATGCAGGAATAACTTACGAGATTTTTATTCAGTCTTTTTATGATTCAAATGGGGATGGAATAGGTGATATCAATGGTGTAATCAAAAAACTTGATCATGTGAAAGAACTTGGTGCAAATGCCATATGGTTTATGCCGATCAAGGAATCACCGAGTTATCATAAATATGATGTGACGGATTATAAAAAAATACATCCTGATTATGGGACCTTGGAGGATTTCAAAAACCTTTTGGATGAGGCTCACAAAAACGATATCAAGATCGTTATTGATATGATTATCAACCATACCAGTAATCAACATCCTTGGTTCCTGGAATCAAAAAAAGGGAGGGACAATCCGTATAGAGATTATTATGTTTGGGCGCAGAAAGATACCATTGCCGATTTTATCAACAAAAAAGCAATTACACTTGATAGCGACAATATCCGACAGTGGCATGATCCGGGACTTGGGGAAGATTATTACTATGGTTTTTTCTATGGAGGCATGCCTGATCTGAATTTTGATAATCCCAAGGTCAGAGAGGAAATTTATGAAATAGGAAGGTTCTGGCTTGAGGACGTCGGTGTGGATGGTTTTAGGCTGGACGCAGCCAAACATATTTTTCCGGATGACAGACCGGAAGATAATCATGCTTTCTGGAAAGAATTCAGAGATAGAATGGAGAAAATAAAACCTGATATATACCTTGTTGGGGAGGTTTATGACAAAAAAGAGATCGTGGCACCATATCTGCCTGGACTGCCTGCACTTTTCAATTTTGACTTTCATTACACCTTGATTGAATCCTATCAGAAGGGAGACGGGATGCTATTGGCCAAAAAACAGAAAGAGGTTCTGGATTTCTATCAGGGAATTACAGACGAATTTATTGATGCAACATTTTCTTCCAATCATGACCAACCCAGATTATTGAATTCCTTGGAAGAAAACCCCAGAAAGCTCAAACAGGCCATAAATATTCTCATGACCATGCCCGGAGCGCCTTATCTATATTATGGGGAGGAAATCGGAATGTTGGGCAAAAAGCCTGATGAAAATATCAGAGAGCCTTTTTTATGGGATTTAAAGAATAATGATAAGGGAAGGACAACATGGATTGAACCGGTTTATTCCATTGATGAGACAGTTACTCCCTTAGCAATTCAAAAATCCATGAGTACAAGTTACTTTAATCATTATAAACAAATTATCAAACTCAGGAATACCAATAGGGCTTTAGCTTTGGGTGAATTGGAATTGTATCAGGGAGAACTACCAAAACCGATAATGGCTTTTTTCAGAAACCATGAAGATCAGGAACTTTTTGTTGTACATAATCTCAGTGATCTTGAGCATAGAATTGACGCACCTGAAGAATATGGCACCACCATATATGCTTATGGGAATGCTGTTTTGGAGGGCAATTCAATAATTCTCCCAGCATATAGTAGTTTGATTTTAAAATATTGA
- the fbaA gene encoding class II fructose-bisphosphate aldolase, whose product MKFKPGVKYGAELKDLLDYAKENEFAMPAVNVINTSTINAVLETAKKVNSPVIVQFSNGGGQFYAGKGAGNENQNGAIQGSISGALHVHRMAEAYGVPVVLHTDHCAKKLLPWIDGLLQEGKEYYKAYKKPLFSSHMLDLSEEPIEENIEISAKYFKEFVKLEMGIEIELGVTGGEEDGVDNTDVDSSKLYTQPEEVAYAYEHLKGIGELFTVAASFGNVHGVYKPGNVSLKPQILKNSQEYLNKKHGLSGKPLYFVFHGGSGSTAAEIKEATGYGVIKMNIDTDQQWAFWEGVKNYYKANEAYLQTQLGNPEGSDSPNKKYYDPRVWLRKGEENFIKRLELAFQELNAINRN is encoded by the coding sequence ATGAAATTCAAACCAGGAGTTAAGTACGGGGCAGAACTCAAAGATCTTTTGGATTATGCAAAAGAAAATGAATTCGCAATGCCAGCTGTAAATGTTATCAATACGAGTACAATAAATGCAGTTTTGGAGACTGCCAAAAAGGTAAATTCTCCTGTGATTGTTCAGTTTTCAAACGGTGGCGGGCAGTTTTATGCTGGAAAGGGTGCCGGAAATGAAAACCAAAATGGAGCAATCCAAGGTTCTATATCAGGAGCTTTGCACGTTCACAGAATGGCCGAAGCCTATGGCGTGCCTGTTGTTTTGCATACCGACCATTGTGCCAAAAAGCTTCTGCCTTGGATTGATGGCTTATTGCAGGAAGGGAAAGAATATTACAAAGCTTATAAAAAACCATTGTTCAGTTCGCACATGTTGGACCTTTCGGAAGAACCAATCGAGGAGAACATCGAGATTTCTGCTAAATATTTCAAAGAGTTTGTGAAACTGGAAATGGGTATTGAAATAGAATTGGGTGTCACAGGAGGCGAAGAAGATGGTGTTGACAATACAGATGTCGACAGTTCTAAGCTATATACCCAACCTGAGGAAGTCGCCTATGCTTATGAGCATTTAAAGGGAATTGGGGAATTATTTACCGTAGCTGCTTCTTTTGGAAATGTCCATGGTGTATACAAACCTGGAAATGTCAGCTTAAAACCTCAAATTTTGAAAAACTCACAGGAATACCTGAATAAAAAGCATGGGTTGTCAGGCAAGCCACTTTATTTTGTTTTTCATGGAGGTTCAGGTTCTACAGCTGCTGAGATCAAAGAAGCGACAGGCTACGGCGTGATCAAAATGAATATTGATACCGATCAGCAATGGGCATTTTGGGAAGGGGTGAAAAATTATTATAAAGCCAATGAAGCATATCTGCAGACTCAATTGGGGAATCCTGAAGGTTCTGACTCACCGAACAAAAAGTATTATGACCCCAGAGTTTGGCTTAGAAAAGGGGAAGAGAACTTTATTAAAAGGCTTGAATTGGCTTTTCAAGAGCTCAATGCAATCAATAGAAACTGA
- a CDS encoding LacI family DNA-binding transcriptional regulator — MKLGQATIKDIAKELNVSPSTVSRALKDYPGISDETKKKVKELAEQLNYRPNAVALSLRKSKSFTIGVIIPEIVHFFFSTVISGIEEVAFANGYNVILCQTNEKLSREHSSIETMLSNQIDGVLVSFSRETTDFGHFEKLLGLNFPIVFFDRLPDLENITTVTVNDYQGAFDAVIHLIQQGYKRIIHLSGPQNLAIGKMRKDGYLDALKSAGIKVNPEWIIECPTGTEKESFDITTKLFQNGENKPDAIFAHHDIVAAGAMMALKSLKYKIPEDVGVVGFSNWQFSSMIDPPLSTVSQPGFKIGEEATKLLLEMINRKKGQIGEAINVVLETELLVRKSSVKI; from the coding sequence ATGAAATTAGGTCAAGCAACAATTAAAGATATAGCAAAGGAACTCAATGTTTCTCCTTCCACAGTATCACGTGCTTTGAAAGACTATCCTGGGATAAGCGATGAAACGAAAAAAAAAGTAAAGGAACTTGCAGAACAACTCAATTACCGTCCGAATGCTGTGGCATTAAGTCTCAGAAAAAGCAAATCCTTTACCATCGGCGTAATTATTCCGGAAATTGTACATTTTTTCTTTTCTACAGTTATCAGCGGTATTGAAGAAGTGGCATTTGCCAATGGATACAATGTCATATTATGTCAGACAAATGAAAAATTGAGCAGAGAACACAGTAGCATCGAAACTATGCTATCCAATCAGATAGATGGTGTTCTTGTAAGTTTTTCGAGAGAAACAACGGATTTTGGGCATTTTGAAAAATTATTGGGATTGAATTTTCCCATCGTATTCTTCGATAGGTTACCGGACTTGGAAAATATCACCACAGTGACTGTTAATGATTATCAAGGAGCATTTGATGCTGTCATTCATTTGATACAACAAGGATACAAGAGGATCATACATTTATCAGGACCACAAAATCTTGCTATTGGAAAAATGAGAAAAGATGGCTACCTGGATGCATTGAAATCTGCCGGGATAAAAGTCAATCCGGAATGGATAATTGAATGCCCCACTGGAACTGAAAAAGAAAGTTTTGATATTACCACTAAATTGTTTCAAAACGGAGAAAACAAACCTGATGCTATATTTGCCCATCACGATATAGTTGCGGCCGGAGCAATGATGGCATTAAAGTCTTTAAAATATAAGATTCCCGAAGATGTTGGCGTTGTGGGCTTTTCCAATTGGCAGTTTTCTTCAATGATTGACCCCCCGCTTTCCACAGTTTCCCAACCCGGCTTCAAAATCGGTGAGGAAGCTACCAAACTTTTACTGGAAATGATCAATAGAAAGAAAGGCCAAATTGGGGAAGCAATAAACGTAGTGTTAGAAACAGAACTCCTGGTAAGAAAATCTTCCGTGAAGATTTAA